A portion of the Manihot esculenta cultivar AM560-2 chromosome 2, M.esculenta_v8, whole genome shotgun sequence genome contains these proteins:
- the LOC122722141 gene encoding uncharacterized protein LOC122722141 produces MKFVGINVEMIWPCQHKALSPSIEKLTTLIVDGCGNLNFLFTSSIVGSLAQLKVLEICDCKSMEEVILAAGEGETMSKILLPKLDSLKLKGLPKLVRFCIAKLIECPSLKVLKMENCPRPQAFVSTQVNTALFDEKVRFPNLEELHVEDMHMLKMIWCDEVLTDSFGRLKVLKVLNGKQLLKVFPSKLLEKLLVNLESLTVRYCDSVKEVFDLQAIIKEREAHVVRYSQLRTLDIRNLSNLIQIWNRDPHGVLSFYNLRKVFAWDCPNLKKLFPFSVAQCLPHLEFLSIGDCGVEEIVTKEERAEALTIIPKFAFRGLKTMVLWGLDELKYFYSGKHTLECPQLKYLNVFLCAKLQTFNFESQEIQEMIMDKQEDELKLQTPQPLFSFREIIGNLERLTINDQDAAMIQQSQFPMDLFVKLKFLQLQSFGYSFLNLPLNLLQKFPNLEQLVLRDCYFKELLQQSHGHDPVLSQIRYLDLICLPNIRHIWNQDSPFFQNLETLEIWYCNGLTNLAPSSATFQNLTTLRVWKCNGLSSLVSSSTAESMHNLATMIIEESDAIEEIVSSDKNNFQSQNEIILRKLTTLRLCCLKSLETFCSSARCTLKFPALGCISLTVP; encoded by the exons ATGAAGTTCGTTGGAATTAATGTGGAAATGATATGGCCTTGTCAACATAAAGCATTGTCTCCGAGTATTGAAAAATTAACAACATTGATTGTAGATGGGTGTGGGAATTTGAACTTTCTATTCACATCTTCTATTGTTGGAAGTCTTGCACAGCTTAAAGTGCTTGAGATATGTGACTGCAAATCTATGGAAGAAGTAATACTTGCAGCAGGAGAAGGAGAAACGATGAGCAAAATTTTATTACCTAAATTAGACTCTCTAAAGCTCAAAGGTCTTCCCAAGCTTGTAAGGTTCTGCATAGCTAAGTTAATTGAATGTCCCTCCTTGAAAGTGTTGAAGATGGAGAATTGTCCTCGTCCGCAAGCATTTGTCTCCACACAAGTGAACACAGCTCTCTTCGATGAGAAG GTTCGGTTTCCTAATTTGGAGGAATTGCATGTTGAGGACATGCATATGTTGAAGATGATATGGTGTGATGAAGTCCTAACAGATTCCTTTGGTAGATTAAAAGTGCTAAAGGTGCTAAATGGAAAACAGCTACTGAAAGTCTTTCCGTCTAAATTGTTGGAAAAGTTGTTGGTGAATCTAGAATCATTAACTGTACGATATTGTGATTCAGTGAAAGAGGTATTTGATCTCCAAGcaataataaaagaaagagaagcacATGTTGTAAGGTACAGTCAATTGAGAACTTTGGACATTCGGAATCTTTCCAACTTAATTCAAATATGGAATAGGGATCCTCATGGCGTTCTCTCCTTTTATAACCTACGTAAAGTGTTTGCTTGGGATTGtccaaatttgaaaaaattgttCCCATTTTCAGTAGCTCAATGTCTACCGCATCTTGAATTTCTAAGCATAGGTGATTGTGGAGTGGAGGAAATCGTTACTAAGGAGGAAAGAGCAGAGGCACTTACTATTATTCCCAAGTTTGCATTTCGTGGGCTAAAGACCATGGTCCTTTGGGGATTAGATGAATTGAAGTATTTTTACTCAGGAAAGCACACTCTAGAATGTCCacaactaaaatatttaaatgtgttTTTGTGCGCAAAGCTGCAAACTTTCAATTTTGAATCTCAAGAAATACAAGAAATGATCATGGATAAGCAAGAGGACGAACTGAAacttcaaactccacaaccacTTTTCTCATTTAGAGAG ATTATTGGCAATTTGGAGAGATTAACAATAAATGACCAGGACGCTGCAATGATACAACAAAGCCAATTTCCAATGGATCTCTTTGTCAAACTAAAATTTCTTCAGCTGCAAAGCTTTGGTTATTCTTTCTTGAATTTGCCACTTAATCTTCTTCAGAAGTTTCCAAATTTGGAACAACTTGTTTTGAGGGATTGTTATTTCAAAGAATTACTGCAACAGAGTCATGGTCATGATCCAGTTCTATCACAGATCCGATACTTAGATCTGATTTGTCTTCCTAATATTAGACATATATGGAATCAAGATTCTCCATTTTTTCAGAATCTTGAAACTCTTGAAATATGGTATTGCAATGGTTTGACTAATCTGGCACCATCCTCTGCAACTTTCCAAAATCTTACGACTCTGCGTGTGTGGAAGTGTAATGGATTGTCAAGCTTAGTATCTTCTTCTACTGCTGAAAGTATGCACAATCTCGCCACAATGATTATAGAAGAAAGCGATGCGATTGAAGAAATTGTGTCAAGCGACAAAAATAATTTCCAATCCCAAAATGAGATTATTTTGAGGAAATTAACAACTTTGAGACTTTGCTGCTTAAAAAGCCTCGAAACTTTCTGCTCATCCGCACGTTGCACATTAAAATTTCCAGCTTTGGGTTGTATATCTCTTACAGTGCCCTAA